The Pseudomonas berkeleyensis genome includes a region encoding these proteins:
- a CDS encoding sensor histidine kinase, whose product MHTQSFAKNKQSASIDDFFVPELCQPEALLSMVLLAELLVLVLVLAEPMTPGFDWVRLALTSLFVQWIVLLSAAVLCRLRPLLARLRPSLAGSLCCVLVVLLTLGCTAVADYYELGGPLPRSGEVNLYLRHALISLIMSALLLRYFYLQSQWRRQEQAELRARIESLQARIRPHFLFNSLNSIASLVTLDPFKAEQAVLDLSDLFRASLAKPGSLVPWKEELELAKRYLSIEHYRLGERLQLQWEVEGVPEDLPIPQLTLQPLLENALIYGIQPRIEGGLVRVEADYQDGVFSLCVSNPYEERGEQHPSRGTHQALSNIDARLAALFGPRASLSVERRDGRHYSCLRYPCARLTQEARAI is encoded by the coding sequence ATGCACACACAATCCTTTGCCAAGAATAAACAAAGCGCCTCCATCGACGACTTCTTCGTCCCCGAACTGTGCCAGCCGGAAGCGCTGCTGAGCATGGTGCTGCTGGCCGAGTTGCTGGTGCTGGTGCTGGTGCTTGCCGAACCGATGACGCCGGGCTTCGACTGGGTGCGTCTGGCCCTGACCTCGCTGTTCGTGCAGTGGATCGTGCTGCTTTCGGCTGCCGTGCTGTGTCGTCTACGGCCGCTGCTGGCGCGCTTGCGCCCTTCGCTGGCGGGCAGCCTGTGTTGCGTGCTCGTGGTGCTGTTGACCCTTGGCTGTACGGCAGTCGCCGACTATTACGAGCTGGGTGGACCGCTTCCACGCAGCGGCGAGGTGAATCTTTACCTGCGTCATGCGTTGATCAGCCTGATCATGTCCGCACTGCTGCTACGCTATTTCTATCTGCAGAGCCAATGGCGTCGGCAGGAGCAGGCAGAGCTGCGCGCACGCATCGAATCGCTGCAAGCGCGGATCCGCCCGCATTTTCTGTTCAACAGCCTCAACAGCATCGCCAGCCTGGTCACGCTAGACCCGTTCAAGGCCGAGCAGGCGGTGCTGGATCTGTCCGATCTGTTTCGTGCCAGCCTGGCCAAGCCCGGCAGTCTGGTGCCGTGGAAGGAGGAACTGGAACTGGCGAAACGATATCTATCGATCGAGCACTACAGGCTCGGCGAGCGACTACAGTTGCAGTGGGAGGTCGAAGGTGTGCCGGAGGATCTGCCGATTCCCCAGCTGACCCTGCAGCCTCTGTTGGAGAATGCGCTGATCTATGGCATCCAGCCGCGTATAGAAGGTGGTTTGGTGCGGGTCGAAGCGGATTACCAGGATGGAGTGTTCAGCTTGTGTGTCAGCAATCCGTATGAAGAGCGGGGCGAGCAGCACCCGTCACGGGGAACGCACCAAGCGCTGAGTAATATCGATGCGCGCCTGGCGGCACTTTTTGGGCCGCGCGCGAGTCTCAGCGTGGAGCGCCGTGACGGCCGTCATTACAGCTGTCTACGCTATCCTTGTGCGAGACTCACGCAGGAAGCCAGAGCAATATGA